In Geotalea uraniireducens, the genomic window TTCCCGACCTGCCGTACACCTTTTGCCACCAGCTGGCGGCGCTGGCGGCCGCCGGTTACCGGGTGGTTGCCCCCTGGCTGCGCGGTTATCCGCCGAGCGGCGCGGCGCCCGACGGCCGGTACGAGGCGGCGGTGCTGGTGCAGGACGTCCTGGCCCTCGCGGCGGCATTGTCACCTGAACCGGTCTTTCTGCTCGGTCACGACTGGGGGGCGCAGGCCGCCTACGGGGCGGCGATTCTGACCCCGGAGCGGGTCGCCGGGCTGATCGCCATCGCCGTGCCGCTCGGGCTGGGCGGCCAGTTCATTACCAATCCGCTCCAGCAACGCCGTTCCTGGTATCTGTTCCTCTTTCAGCTGGCCTTCGCCGAGGCGGCCGTTGCCTATGACGATTTCGCCTTTCTCGACCGGCTGTGGCGGGAGTGGTCGCCGGGGTGGGACTACCCGGCCGGGGAGATGGCGCGGCTCAAGGAAACCTTCCGCATCCCCGGAGTGCTGCCGGCGGCGCTTGATTACTATCGGCAGACCCTCAATCCGGCCCGGCAGAGCCCTGAATTGGCGGCAATCCGGCAGCGGCTGCACGAGCCGGTCCCGGTGCCGGCGCTCTACCTGCATGGTGCCGATGACGGTTGTATCGGGGCGGAAACGGTTAGGGGGGTGGAAAGCAGGTTTGCGGGCGGGGTGGCAATCCGGATCGTCGCCGGGGCGGGGCATTTCGTCCATCGGGAACAACCGGTGGCGGTTAACCGGGCGATTCTCGAATTCCTCGCGGCACGGCGGACGGGGGCGTAACGGTCCAAGGGCCGTTCTGCAGCTGAACCGGCGCTACCAGTTTTCCTTCCGGAACTCCCACGGCGCCTGTGGGGAGTGTTGCTGCCAGAGTCCGTTACGGGCGGCCCGGGCCGCCTTTTCGGCAACAATGAAGTCCACGTTGTACTGGCCGTGGAGATAGTGCCGGTAGGCCCAGGCCCATCCCTCGGCGATCATTTCCCGGTTGATGAGGTGCTCACCGACTTTTACCAGCGAGACGAGCCGTTTGCCCCGGTCGACGGTCATCACTTCCAACTGCACCGGATTCCCTACAACTTTTTGTTCGAGAACCGTTTTCGCTTCCTCGCCGAAAGGCTGCCCCGGTCTGAGGAGCCGGCCCGTTTTCCGGCTCCGGCGTTCGACTTCCGGCGCGTCGATGCCGTAGAGGCTGACGAGTACCTTCCTGCCGTCGCAGAGCGCGGTCAGCGTGTCGCCGCTGGCGACGTCGGTGACGGTGCAGTCGGGGAGAACCCGGATCGGAGTGGCCGCCCAGGCGGCGGCAGGGGAGGAGAGCAGCAGGCAGCACAAGGCCAGCAGGACGAGCTGTTTCACGACATCCCTCCGGGAGGATGACCTCAAACATTACCCGCTACTAAATACAACAAAATTCGCTCGGGCGAAAGAACAAATCGCGCTGGCCAGCCGTGGTAACACCTTCTTTTTCGGGCAATTCCGGCGGCGGGCGCCTATTTTCGGTCCTGCTCCCCGCCAGCCGTCAGCGAGCCGGCATTCCAGCCGCCGCCCAGCGCCTGGATCAGCAGGACGCTGGCGATCATCCGCCGGCCCCTGATGCCGATTGCGGTCAGTTCGTTGGCCACTTCGGTGGTCTGGGCAACCAGGACGTTCAGGTAGCTTACGGTCCCCGCCCGGTACTGATTGTCGGTGATCGCCACCGTCTGCCGGGCGGCGGCAACCGTCTCGTCCTGTACTCCCGCCTCCTCTTCAAGGATCCGCAACGCCGCCAGATTGTCCTCGACTTCCTGGAAGCCGGTCAGCACCGTCTGACGGTAGGTGGCGACGCTGGCCTCGTAGGCGGCCCGCGCCTGCTCGTCCTGGGCGCGGCGCAGACCCCCATCGTAAACGGTCTCCGAAACCGCTGGGCCGACCGACCAGAAGCGGCTCGGCCAGGTCAGCCAGTGGGAAAGGCCGGTCGCCTGCAGACCGCCCGAGGCGGAGAGGGTGACGGTCGGATACCAGGCGGCCTCGGTGGCGCCGATTTGGGCGTTGGCCGCCGCCATCTGCCGTTCGGCGGCGGCGATGTCGGGGCGGCGTTCGAGGAGTGCCGAGGGGAGACCGACCGGGATCGGCGGCGGCACCGCGTCGAGCGGCGAGAAAGGGATGGTGAGCTCGGCGGCCGGCTTGCCGATCAACAGCGCAATGGCATGCTCCTGTTGGGCACGCTGGACCCCGACATCGATGGCCTGGGCCTGGGCGCTCTTGAGCTGGGTTTCGGCCTGCAGCACGTCCGACCGGGCGACCACGCCGCTGGTATAGCGATTCCGGGTCAGCTGGAGCGATTTCTGGTAGTAGGAGACGGTGGTCTCCAGGAACCGTTTCTGGCTATCGAGGGTGCGGAGCTGGAAGTAGGCCTGGGCCAGGCCGGCCTGGGCGCTCAGCCGGGCCGCCGCCAGGTCGGCGGCGCTCGCCTGGGCGCTGGCGGTGCTTGCTTCGACGCTGCGGCGGATCCGTCCCCAGAGATCGGCCTCCCAGGAGAAATCGATCGGCAGGGTCTCGGTGGTGGTGGCGGACTGCGAGGTCGTCCGGCTGCCGAGGTTGGCGGACTGGCGGGAGTTGATCGCCGAGGCGCCCACCGTGACGGTCGGGAAGTAGCCGGCCCGGGTCGCCTGGATCAGGGCGCGGGCCTGCCGGTAGCGCGCTTCGGCCGCCAGGACGTTCTGGTTGGAG contains:
- a CDS encoding alpha/beta fold hydrolase translates to MTTSSPLTFSTGTVRANGLAFSYLEQGEGPLVLALHGFPDLPYTFCHQLAALAAAGYRVVAPWLRGYPPSGAAPDGRYEAAVLVQDVLALAAALSPEPVFLLGHDWGAQAAYGAAILTPERVAGLIAIAVPLGLGGQFITNPLQQRRSWYLFLFQLAFAEAAVAYDDFAFLDRLWREWSPGWDYPAGEMARLKETFRIPGVLPAALDYYRQTLNPARQSPELAAIRQRLHEPVPVPALYLHGADDGCIGAETVRGVESRFAGGVAIRIVAGAGHFVHREQPVAVNRAILEFLAARRTGA
- a CDS encoding thermonuclease family protein; the protein is MKQLVLLALCCLLLSSPAAAWAATPIRVLPDCTVTDVASGDTLTALCDGRKVLVSLYGIDAPEVERRSRKTGRLLRPGQPFGEEAKTVLEQKVVGNPVQLEVMTVDRGKRLVSLVKVGEHLINREMIAEGWAWAYRHYLHGQYNVDFIVAEKAARAARNGLWQQHSPQAPWEFRKENW
- a CDS encoding efflux transporter outer membrane subunit codes for the protein MFITTGFRRALLSALATPILLSACTVGPEYVRPPATPVMPTAYKELNGWKTAQPRDASLMGTWWELFNDPQLTALEEQVVISNQNVLAAEARYRQARALIQATRAGYFPTVTVGASAINSRQSANLGSRTTSQSATTTETLPIDFSWEADLWGRIRRSVEASTASAQASAADLAAARLSAQAGLAQAYFQLRTLDSQKRFLETTVSYYQKSLQLTRNRYTSGVVARSDVLQAETQLKSAQAQAIDVGVQRAQQEHAIALLIGKPAAELTIPFSPLDAVPPPIPVGLPSALLERRPDIAAAERQMAAANAQIGATEAAWYPTVTLSASGGLQATGLSHWLTWPSRFWSVGPAVSETVYDGGLRRAQDEQARAAYEASVATYRQTVLTGFQEVEDNLAALRILEEEAGVQDETVAAARQTVAITDNQYRAGTVSYLNVLVAQTTEVANELTAIGIRGRRMIASVLLIQALGGGWNAGSLTAGGEQDRK